A stretch of DNA from Leguminivora glycinivorella isolate SPB_JAAS2020 chromosome 12, LegGlyc_1.1, whole genome shotgun sequence:
TAATGGCGCATTGCATTAatgtaaaatgtaattaaaataggTAAGTAATGTAAGAAATATAATAAGGGAAGTCGCATAAGTCGCTTATAAATTCATTGTTCGAGACAGTGTAGCAAAGTGATaatgattgaaaaaaaaatattgggggacaccttacacagataaacctagccccaaactaagcaaagcttgtactattgaGAAAATTAATTTAggattatattatttttggcCTTTTGAACCCCTAAAACCCGGCTTTCTACCCTTTTGAATGTAACTGTTTCAAAATTTAGTACTAAACATATTTGGCCGACTTACCATGATCCTTATATGGTTTccctgccggcgtagccgaaaaacaatcgttgacgctagtcAATCGAAACACAGTCGAAGTTTTCCACTTTGGTTTAGAGTATATCTCTTAATTCAGTATGccgctgggcaaaggcctccacTCTTCTCCACTTCGGCACAGTATaagaaagagtactatcgtacagtaaggccactcccgctccccgctgaaagtgccgcccaccccctctcggttacctcacagttaccacttgtcaaaaacgcgaccagtcgacctgtcatatttcactcatacaagcatggtacgtgttcacctacacgagcttagactgtgtgctagaaacgcgcttctttcatatatattAAAtcccagtgtccgaggtgtgacttcGGGCCCGCTGTAAGTTTGAGTTCATCCTCCCATCTTGTTCGAGGTTTCTTTCTTCTGGTTTCGACATACGAATCAATATGTTTTTTAAGAAAAACATGTGTCAGTTGTGTTTGTAAAACAACATCGCGATATCGGACAGGATATAGATTTTATGAAGCTGAAATTACGCGAAAATATAGATCTTGGAACACGTCTGATACACGCCAAACTTGACAAAAACTTTTGACGCAAATAAGCATAGATACTGAATGtttattaataaaactaaactactttcatagaatattcaagcTTCATTTTTTATTCAACTTCAATAATTGACAATGACAATATTTATGTCAACAAACAAGATGTCCAGGAAAACAGAAATTAGCTTAAAAAACTCTTTAAAAGCTTACATTTCAGTGCTGTATGTACATAAGATGGGATAATAGTACTTATGTAACAGTATAACAGTTACGTATCATATCAGTGCATATTCATGATCAGTGCAGGGTTGGCTTTAGAGCAAAATACTCTACAAGCCCAgtgtttaacccccgacgcaaaaacgacggggtgacAACCACCGACCGACAAACTTataaaagtttgacgtgtctgtggcatcgtagctcccgaacggatgaaccgatttagatttagtttttttgtctcaaagctgaattagtcgggagtgttcttagccatgtttcatgaaaatcggtgtactatgtcgcggtcgggggtttttcaaaaatgttaattttgtggttaggttattacctCTTGGTCAACACTAGGTGGTAGGCAAATTTTTTTCATTGGTTTCCAAAAtatgaaggaattttagaggTAGGCAAGATTTACACCAAAATGCTTTTTTACTTCAGTTCTGGCCAAGTGGCCAATATCAAACACAATTTTGAAGAACCAGTGGCGGGCCGGATACAATCCTTTCGCGGGCCGTAGGTACTTTGCCCACCACTGGTCTACACTATATTTCCGACGTGTGTAACTTTCTCCTATAtgtaaaatataggtatttattcACTTTTTTCAGGAAGCAAGCGCCATGGGAGTACTAGGGCTGGTAAAGACGGCTTTCCGCAAGTACCCCTTATTGGCCAACACGAGTATTTACGCTACCTTCTATACGGCAGCGGAGCTATCGCAGCAGACATTCAACAAATATAATTCGGTATATTTTAGTCTTAAATCTATTTCGCAGTGCCAGAATGAATAAACTTGGGTAAATGGCAAAGGTATTCAAAGACAACCAAGTtcttgaattaaaaaaaaaaatctttggcACGTGGCAATTGACATAGTAGGTCTGCAAATACTACAGAGTTAAATTTTAAcacactttatttttttataaaacaaaaagatcGTGGCAGCggtgggattcgaacccacgccTCCGAAGAGACTGGTGCCTTAAACCAGCGCCTTAGACCGCTCGGCCACGCTACCGTTGACGTGGCTGGCGAATATTGACAAACTTTGCTGTCGCCTGTTACGTCATCGTATTCATGATACGCGGAACGTATGAGGGGAGATAATTATAGCTAGTTGTCTGTATGAACGATATGTTAGCGTCATGAAATGATTGTGATCAGTTTAATattactctatttaataataaaacgtaCATTAATCCtacttatttacctacttatgtgTTAAACCCATGTGTTAGCAACAGTACCACGAtataataagtaagtataacAACATGCCAATGTTagtatttacaaataattatatttcaaaCTAACCAACCACGCACTACAGTAGCATATATAGCATAGCACCTATAGTTATTTCAAATTGCGCTATACTTTTctttattatatacatatactaatgaacacaagttaaattataatctattgaaaatatttcaacttgcaatattattattgaaatatttcaatttccagcctcaggcaccagaggacttggtcactttttctttcatatgtgtaatttatttcggttttaatttatatacatatatcctGTAACCATAATACGTACTCTATGTAGATGATTTAATAAATAGGAATATAATTTAAGAatatcttttattttattagaattCTTGATGAAACTCAGTAAcatgatttttatatattttcagCCTGAAAAGCCGGAGATAGACTTCAAGGCGGCGTCGCGTATCGTGGCCGTCGGCACCTGCGTTTACGCGCCTACCTTGTTCTATTGGCAAGTAATTGGCAAATTCTTAGAGATTGCCATTAATTAAATTAGCGTCACAGAGTCTAGTCTACAAGTATATATACATATAGAtgatatagacggtcaaccaaaccTTGGCAATAAAAACCggctaagagcgtgtcgggtcacgctctgtgtagggttccgtagtttttcgtatttttctcaaaaactactgaacctatcaagttcaaaacaatttttctagaaagtctttacaaagttctactttggtgatttttttcatattttttaaacatatggttcaaaagttagaggggggggacgcactttttttccctttaggagcgattatttccgaaaatcttaatattatcaaaaaacgatcttaataaacccttattcatttttaaatacctatccaacaatatatcacacgttggggttggaatgaaaaaaaatatcagcccccactttgcatgtagggggggtaccctaatacaacatttttttccattttttatttttgcactttgttggcgtgattgatatacatattggtaccaaatttcagctttctagtgcttacggttactgagattatccgcggacggacggacggacggacggacagacagacatggcgaaactataagggttcctagttgactacggaaccctaaaaaaaggcagcaaatttgagaAATAAAGGGCTCACCGGCAAATTGACTTTAAGAAGCGCGTTCTTTTCTAAAAAATTGACGTTGGTGGAATCATCAAcaagccataacacttaaaaatgtaTTGAAAATATAGGACGAAGGTTAAATTCCCAtcaaaaatttgaatttcgctgCTGATGAGCGCAACATTGGCACAACCTCAACTGCGCAGTGGCACTAGTCAAATAGTCGCTCATTGCTTTTGGTAGCTCTAGTGCTGGTAACAAGAGATTAATTGtcacctttatttatttttaataagtaataGAGTTCATTGAAAATTATGAAGCAATTGAGTGAGTAAAGCTGACGAACACAATTATGATGCCGATGACCTCAAAAGATGCTAGGTGTAGGGTAGACTACACGAGTGTAACGTTAGCGATATAATTAgttatgaatatattttttctactcgtcgactgtaatctgtcaattaggacaccacgtactaaactataagtgctaacttttcagtgttggatactctatggcagctccaactcaactataataatctcattatagttgacttttagttaactgtgataatttcaaaaatagaacttcatacaatttctatactaatttgggatacctggcaaatttgtcggcatctgaaacacatttttttttatctgtcgcgttatcggccaatcagagacggttattacaaacaattggttgctaggtaattcgatgttgatacaacggtgaacaacgctattaacattaattttaacttctatgaatgatgatatttccgtccattgatgatgaagatgatgactcgtagaaaaagtattgtatacaatagtgatataattaagcttttcactctcgtaccgtactattaggccactcagcaaagcttcgtggcctaaacatggtactcgactgaaaagctttgtattatatcacgattgtataaaatactatttttacttTTCTGTATTTTACAGGTATAAATTCTTAGACTCGAAGTTTGTGGGTAAATCGATGAAGACAGTGATCACGAAGGTGGCGATCGACCAGTTCACAATGACCCCGTTTTTGCTAGCTAGCTTTTATGTCAGTAAGTATTGACTGCTAGAgcctggctaatgaaagttgaatccaaccggcgtatcatgcttccaattttatcacttatccacgtcgATAAGACAAcggtcactctcacactgacatacttgccaaagcatgacggatgctttatccacgtggacaagtgataaaattggataatacgccggctgtagTTTTTTAAACGGCAACATATTCCTTGTCATCTGTCAGTGACACTGTCACTTTGACGAATTTCGGATTTTAATTTCGGATTTAAAAAGTCAAAAGTCTTCACCTCGACattggcagattttttttttttataggtactACGTCGGttgcaaacaagtatacggtccgcctgatgtaaagcggtcaccgtaacctatggacgcctgcaactcaaacagtgtcacatgcgcgttgccaccccattagaaacttgtacactcccttttgccgtgttaagtacacagcaaaaaggagtgtacaagttccaaggagggttcgggttgccgacgactcaaaggacaatagacggaacaagttagttccgtaagtcctcccatcatcagcacaccgcaccctcgttgagctctggcagccttactcaccggcaggaacacaacactatgagtagggtctagtgctatttggctgcggtcttctgtaaggcggaatTCACTTTGCTTAAATTAGCGAGGACTGAAAGCCATGacggagaaaaaaaaagttaacagtaggtacctagtaaagtaatctataaataataattaataaaacagcAAAAACTAGTAGAATAAGTGctgaaaataaattagaaataataaagaACCGGCCAAGAGtttccctaataaaacatttttttccattttttatttttgcactttgtcggcgtgattgaaatacatattggtaccaaatttcagctttctagtgctaacggttactgagatcagcggacggacggacggacggacggacggacggacggacggacggacagacagacagacatggcgaaactataagggttcctattgactacggaaccctaaaaaccggccaagtgcgagttgtactgtaggtactcgcgttgcaagggttccgtacactaggTACAAGAAGGGTTTAACctcctcctttttagtaggaacttaagtcatttttgcgaataatcgatattttgaacaaaacgaaacagaaatgagtttatatgtaatattcaaatgcgctcacacaatttcaagagatttggtaactccttgcagcggcagtgagtgaaattcgtaatatggtttttttttttcttttaagtccgacttacgctttactgtagatttctaataggttttcctgtaatctataaattgaaaactatctcgtgtattttttgaaaattttacgcttagtagtttcggagaaaaggggggggggaggaatggtcattttttgtctattttcttaaattacttgaaaattacttgacttaaaattattaaaaaaaatatttttgaaatacttataaaaagctctttcatttgatatgtaacacaatatagttctgaaaactttgatttttaattttcacttttaccccccaaaagtggcccctataattgaattttcttaacgtaaattacatgtccgtctttgggtcacaggtttacatatgtgtgccaaatttcaagttaatcggttcggtagtttcggagaaaattggctgtgacaacggacagacagacacacgagatATCCttgggttccgtttttcctttttgtggtacggaaccctaaaaagtgaatCCATGTAATCAATGAGTTGCCTTatccaatttttttgaaattgccacgTTTTTGCGGGTttaactttcattagccagactacACTCCCTAAGAAAGCTCTAATAATATTCAAATAACTATATTGATAGTATTGACGTAGGTACTGTGAATACTATCAATATACCTACCTCTTGGGAAATACCTATTCCCAATAATcctaataaagtaataaatatcAAAGCGGCAAAATCTGGCAGTTGgtgaaattatttaaattaaaatacttactttttacacgactgccccaaaaaaagagtgtattgttttGTGTGTATCATGTGTATGTGTTGAGTACAGGTAGGTCATtaggtataggtaggtatttaatataGAGATTATACTTGCGTGTAACCGGcaataaaaagctttttttctcaaacatgcaatgaaatattgtctctacgttccttaaaatgggctgggaagtatcgctttttgggcgcaacaactcgagaggactgtaaagggatttcatattattttttaggcctaggcctgcaaagtaacttttttttataaaatattgtcctttagagcatttttttttatttcattgtatgtttgagaaaagctctatacatgcctcggcgtggcGTGTATccctatatacccacttggccggaaatcctcattttcccggcctctgatgtaatgtactatttatccATGGACGATTTGAGATTGTTACAAATCTTGTAAAGTGAAATCGCTAAATTTAGTTCGCTCTAAGTACAAAAAGTCACTATGTACTTTTACAATAAGTTATTTTGTGTTCTTTCCTATTTCAGTTCTTGGCTACTTAGAAGGCAGAGAAAGCGTCTTCGACGAGCTAAAAGAAAAGTACTGGAAGACTTTCGTCGCCAACCAATGTTTCTGGATTCCTGGACAGACAATCAACTTTTACTTTATGCCTCCCAGTCTAAGGATAGTCTACATTTCTTCAGCTTCCTTCATTTGGATCAACGTGCTTTGCTTTATTAAAAGGCAAAAAATGACTACTGACACTCAGAAGGAgctataaaaagaaaaaagcaGGATTACAAATGGCGGCACGTAACTTTAGCGCTGAGTGAAATGCGGAGGGGATAGCTGCGCATGGGGATATAGCCTTCGCTCCCTGTAATCGCCAGAGATACTTGTTTTTGAGTTCTGCGCAATAACGGTCAGTGCTAAAGTTACGTACGTTGCCGCTACTTGTATCTTGTTAGAAATAAATAGTAAGATAAAGAAGAATTACTGGAAGACATTCCCTATCAAACTAGAAGTAGTGAAAAGgatgaaaaataaatgaaagggaaagtttgaaaaaaaaaaaaacatcgatTGTAGGGATAGTTAGTATAATACTGGAAATGTTTCTGACATTTTTGCTCTGTTAGAAAGCAACATGTCTGAccaatgaaatattaaaaaataaattactaatAATTATCCCAGCTATGTGGTCTTTGAAGAGGACGCTACTGATaggaatttaattaaatatatgtaactAATAATATCTTCCCAGTTTATGTAGTAGGGTCTAGTTTAATAGTGTTAAAAGTATTATACGTAATATTATACAGTGTAATATAAAATTAGACTTCTATTACAAAAGCGAGTTTATTATTCCGCCGTTTCCATATTTCCATGATAATCTCCCTTCAaatttaagagcgctatgacaaaaaaaggcgatatattgtaaaatgcacaatatttatcgacaaaattgtacactttactcatactaaaagacagtaaaagtacttgtttcagttagaacatcttattaactgtcggttaattaaaaaacatatggaagaaaaagcttttccaattagtaatgattttttttctgatgctcgtttagaaaaaaccgcgtgaagcacagatttcggagctcttattatgtacaatttgataagctcactcccataaatgcggtaaatttaagttcctaatatcttgtattttagtcccattaaacaatatttatcatttaatactTTGTAATTgagaaattaaaagtaaaagaaactcaattttgtcttgaaaatacatcgaaacaagtgatcatttctccgaaaatctacatgttatcgaagttattttagtatataaataatctgcacaatctgctaaaaaaaaaaaaaaaaaaattaaaatttgaactgtttatttcagtcattttttatacaaacaaaactcttaatctattattatttagattctaATTGAGTTAGGTCTAATTGAGATCATGCATTACATTACAGTTTAAAAGTtagtattatataatatacttacattttaaCTACATTTATGTCAATTCAGAGATTAGGTAAATTGTTCAACAACATACTTTTATATGACTTTACTATTTGCTTATCTGTTCTATTTTCTATGATTGAATCATATGGAAATCTATTCAAAGCACGTGGCAAGGCACTTGTCCATACTCTTTTGCCATACTCATTTGTGCTGGTTGGTAATGCAAAAGTTGGAATATTAGCTAAATTTCTCAGGTTTTCTGGTCTGCTTCTTTTAGTTAATTCAGGAagttaaattgctgttatccatttgtcgttataatattgtataatgattttttggcaattttttgaaaactagccttcctgtcgctattttaccggtgACGGACGCTCGCGATTTCAGTACCGCGTCGGAGCTCGTgaaggtaagacgtatgtcgctccGCTCTCCGAATTTTGATTGCGAACgacgagaatatttatcgttgtgtgggtcggacgccttgtttatacacgggctatcctcgcattgtgtgtgtaaacagcgaccaacgaatttgatcctagatccgtaaatatttgcttttgtaatattttgttatgtttgaatgttaaagtattacaacgttatgatgataaatatttatgtcaaaattacaatacggtcaagatgataagacacatcaagatggtactcgggatctgatgatggagccagaaggtggtcaccagtaccagtgaaccatgtaagtaaaccacATCGTGTTAAGGCTCGTTgagttcgtctcaacaagacctttgacaagaggtggtactcagggtttgatgatggagccagatggtgatcaccagtaccaatgaaccatatgactaaaccacttcgtgtttaggctcaatgggatcgtctcaataagacctttgacaagagctggtactcagggtctgaaaatggagccagatggtggtcaccagtaccaatgaaccgtatgactaaaccacttcgtgtttaggctcattggaatcgtctcaacaagacctttgacaagaggtggtactcagggtttgatgatggagccagatggtggtcaccagtaccaataaaccatatgactaaccacttcgtgtttaggctcattgggttcacctcaataagacctttgacaagaggtggtactcagggtctgatgatgaggccagatggtggtcaccagtaccaatgaaccatggaactgaGCCACTTCGTGTGTAGGCTCGTTggactcgtctcaacaagacctttgacaagaggtggtactcagggtctgacgatggagacagatggtggtcaccagtaccaatgaaccatatgactaaaccacttcgtgtttaggctcattgggttcacctcaataagacctttaacaagaggtgttactcagggtctgatgatggggccagatggtggtcaccagtaccaatgaaccatggaactaaatcacttcgtgtttaggctcttgggttcatctcaataagacctttaacaagaggtggtactcagggtctgatgatggagccagatggtgatcaccagtaccaatgtaccatatgactaaaccacttcgtgtttaggctcaatggggtcatctcaataagacctttgacaagaggtggtactcagggtctgatgatggccagatggtggtcaccagtaccaatgaaccatggaactaaaccccttcgtatgtaggctcattggaatcgtctcaacaagaccttccacaagaggtggtactcagggtctgatgatggactcagatggtggtcaccagtaccaatgaaccatatgactaaaccacatcgtgTTTAAGCTCATTggaatcgtctcaataagacctttgacaagaggtggtactcagggtctgatgatggagccagatggtggtcactagtaccagtgatccatgtaactaaaccatttagtaatcaggctcattgggttcttacttcttctCAACAaaacctttgacaagaggtggtactgagggtctgatgatggagccagatggttgtcaccggtaccaatgaacccatgtaactgaaccacttcgtgttttttatgttattcacataatatgcgagttgattttttggtgaccaccatctctCTCCATCaccagaccctgagtaccacctcttgtcaaaggtcttgttgagacaaacccaatgagcctaaacacgaatcGGTTTattcatatggttcattggtactggtgaccaccatctgtctccatcatcagaccctgagtaccacctcttgtcaaaggtcttgttgagacgattccaatgagcctacacacgaagtggtttagttccatggttcatcggtactggtgaccaccatctggctccatcatcagaccctgagtaccacctcttgtcaaaggtcttattgagacgaccCCATTGAgtctaaacacgaagtggttcagtcatatggttcatttgtactggtgaccaccatctgtctcgatcatcagaccctgagtaccacctcttgtcaaaggtcttgttgagatgaacccaacgagcctaaacacgaagtggtttagttacatggttcattggtacaggtgaccaccatctgactccatcatcagaccctgagtaccaccttgaagtaattagaattgtatttgacttatcatcatattaatatatactttactctaatacttatcatataacaaaagcaaatatttggaatgggatctacttaaatatgatcacagtttataattattactttaaatatttaaataaattttaacataattaatattattttgcgctatattccagtattttcgtacaaaataatgtttaaaaaataaaagtttgtatcgagatagtagattgtggttgttatcaaaattccataggaaggatcaaaATTGTTTTGTctattattgtagtgcgagcgagtgataagacgtgctagaaagggtcggcatattgggctcgcgcggcgggtaaaatacctaatttcgcccgacgccgaaatgttataacgctcttaacgtATGTAATGTAACAATTACGAAATAGTACATCATATTGCACAATATTACTTGTATATAATTCGCATAATTAAATCAACACGGTGAGTACTAATATCTTTGCAAGTATGGCTTCCCATAGTTTACATGTTTGCGAATCAATAGTGCTCTTTCAGTAGTCTGCGATGTCTTGAAGAATCGCAGGCGACATTCATTTCCTTGATAACTCATTATAGTTTCTAAAGTGTATGTACAACATGGAGGAAATCAGCTATCTGTTAAAGTGCTCACTGAATGAACAGTTAAATTTAAACAGGACACAGCTTTTGACGAATGATTCTATAAGTAATATTCCCAGTGAACATATGCAAGTTGAGACAGTTGGAGTTGGTGCCATTGTTGGTATGCTGTTGGTCACAGTAGCTAACTTTATATTCAATCAAAAGGTACAAacaattttaagatttatttaagAGATCACATAGCAGTGCTAAGCtattatataagtacctagtgacataatttctatttatttttcAGTTTCGTGCAATTTTCTCTGCACCTTCGAGGAAGAATGATAAAGTTATTGGAAAAGTAAATTCAAAAACTCTGCCCAGAGCTATCACTCTTTTATTAGCGTTATTGCTACCATTAATAATTGTATTTCTGCTCTTAGCATTAGTGTACAAACTTGCGTGTGCTGTGATAATCAAGAACAAGGACAAATATTTCGTTGGTTTCTTAGACAGCTTCGACGTTTTCTGGAGTTTAGAAGACGATACAACGAAGAGTGTCATATGTGTACTGGGAGTCATAGAGTCTGATTCACCTACTGCTCTCGTTCTAAACATCAAACACAAGCTACTGAATATTTTCCCCAATAAAGCCACAGATAAATTATTCTTCAGAAGAAGAGAAGAATATGGATTCTACTACTGGAGACGTTATAGCAGTATTGATATAAATCAATATGTTGAAATGGTAGATTTACCAAAACAATCTGACACGCTTACTGCCGAAGACTTGGAAATCTTAATGACTGAATTATCGAATCAATCACTGCCATACAATGATGAGgcgttatttaaaatattggtGACCAAGCAAAGGGTCAGTAAATATGGCCAAGAAAGAGGTGAATACGGTATTGTGTTCAGAATCCACCATTCAGTCGGGGACGGTGTTGCTTTGATTGAGTTTCTATGCAAAACCTTAGCTGATGATAAAAACGAATGCACGGTTAATATGTTTGCGAATGCTGAAAAGTTTAATACTAGGATCCAGGATTCTCCAAAGAGTTTAATATATATGATGGAGAAATTGTTGGAAATGCCAATCTGCTTTGTGGATGGGATTATTCGGGAACCAGATGATAATTCCCTACATGGACCAGTATTGTTTGGTGAAAAAATATTCAAGTGGACAGAATCTGATGAAAATTTGTTGACGATGGTAAAAGAAATTAAGGACAATGTA
This window harbors:
- the LOC125232253 gene encoding mpv17-like protein, encoding MGVLGLVKTAFRKYPLLANTSIYATFYTAAELSQQTFNKYNSPEKPEIDFKAASRIVAVGTCVYAPTLFYWYKFLDSKFVGKSMKTVITKVAIDQFTMTPFLLASFYVILGYLEGRESVFDELKEKYWKTFVANQCFWIPGQTINFYFMPPSLRIVYISSASFIWINVLCFIKRQKMTTDTQKEL
- the LOC125232251 gene encoding uncharacterized protein LOC125232251 — encoded protein: MYNMEEISYLLKCSLNEQLNLNRTQLLTNDSISNIPSEHMQVETVGVGAIVGMLLVTVANFIFNQKFRAIFSAPSRKNDKVIGKVNSKTLPRAITLLLALLLPLIIVFLLLALVYKLACAVIIKNKDKYFVGFLDSFDVFWSLEDDTTKSVICVLGVIESDSPTALVLNIKHKLLNIFPNKATDKLFFRRREEYGFYYWRRYSSIDINQYVEMVDLPKQSDTLTAEDLEILMTELSNQSLPYNDEALFKILVTKQRVSKYGQERGEYGIVFRIHHSVGDGVALIEFLCKTLADDKNECTVNMFANAEKFNTRIQDSPKSLIYMMEKLLEMPICFVDGIIREPDDNSLHGPVLFGEKIFKWTESDENLLTMVKEIKDNVDDMKFTDVLATALSSGLHKYFSKTMTHIPKDVAVVLPVRFPPPATVDNGLVLENDFSVTILDLPVKSCQREEVQERCDELRRSADPLTNYYLLKIFNSVLPKQILLPVFYSSQATMVFSNLPGPERLKICGGNTLKKLVFFVPLKGNTGLGVTALCYDGVLRFGAVADTALVSNSDQLAIILDGMVEEIQRMHQTIR